One window of Anas platyrhynchos isolate ZD024472 breed Pekin duck chromosome 11, IASCAAS_PekinDuck_T2T, whole genome shotgun sequence genomic DNA carries:
- the MINAR1 gene encoding major intrinsically disordered Notch2-binding receptor 1 isoform X1 gives MESNQETSLFLVKILEELDTKQNTVSYQDLCKSLCARFDLSQLAKLRSVLFYTACLDPNFPATLFKDKMRCTVNNQQSKKIMVAADIVTIFNLIQMNGGVAKEKLPVARQKVKKKESFESCRSDTEICNVADCVPNCELNDQDFNQGFPVRRSSKCRKMDCKDCQQFVPSSEPNFLLGVNKEMKGRAASLDRLQALASYSIATSPPCEMQSTYFPMNIENESISDQDSLPISAGLKETFISNDEPFVMQSCIQKRNIFKEDFHNLITISPNLIPPNKKPEDGHREPQNRKESSKQAFFNHSFEMPYSSQYLNPVYSPIPDKRRAKHESLDDLQASTYFGPTTILGPQDNKKWTGKPTKQTAWPAKSWSLNTEEVPDFERSFFNRKQSEEKTRYQSSNNPSPNFPSADRHQAYLNAKDQQPIMQTNYAVKQNGHKPKEIPSILDVEKHEPVKKFKDKSINCTSVQILSIDRTTSVGTQTEQQVLDHKKCKDLCTPGQAKYGERHSLKHSDDDSEIVSDDISDIFRFLDDMSISGSTGVMQSSCYNSTGSLSQVHKSDCDSSPEHNLTKISNGSACNKLEKVVRADVSNTDDELKTSVCKLVLRIGEIEKKLESLSGVREEISQVLGKLSKLDQKIQQPEKVSVQIDLNSLTSEAASDESNSPQIFQCHNTPHGGKLENNPEWCCSDASGSNSESLRVKALKKSLFTRRSSRSLTEENSATESKIASISNSPRDWRAITYSNQVGITEEEMKERDGGENKDWHRKSKEADRQYEIPQPHRLSKQPKDAFLIEQVFSPHPYPASLKSHMKSNPLYTDMRLTELAEVKRAQPSWTIEEYTRNSGDKGKIAALDLQTQESLNPNNLEYWMEDIYTPGYDSLLKRKEAEFRRAKVCKIAALIAAAACTVILVIVVPICTMKS, from the exons ATGGAGTCCAACCAGGAAACCTCACTCTTCCTGGTGAAGATCTTGGAGGAGCTGGACACAAAGCAGAACACCGTTTCTTACCAGGATCTCTGCAAGTCACTCTGTGCAAGGTTTGATTTGTCCCAGTTGGCCAAACTCAGAAGTGTGCTGTTTTACACTGCTTGCCTGGATCCTAATTTCCCAGCGACTTTGTTCAAAGACAAAATGAGATGCACTGTAAACAATCAGCAATCAAAGAAAATCATGGTTGCAGCAGATATAGTAACAATATTCAACCTCATACAAATGAACGGGGGAGTGGCCAAGGAGAAGCTTCCAGTTGCAAGGCAAAAAGTGAAGAAGAAAGAGTCCTTTGAGTCCTGCAGGTCTGACACGGAAATCTGCAACGTGGCAGACTGCGTGCCCAATTGTGAGCTGAACGACCAGGACTTTAACCAGGGCTTTCCGGTCAGAAGGTCTTCAAAATGCAGGAAGATGGACTGCAAAGACTGCCAACAGTTTGTTCCCTCTTCAGAACCCAACTTTTTGCTTGGGGTCAATAAGGAGATGAAGGGCCGGGCTGCCTCTCTGGATAGGCTTCAGGCACTGGCGTCCTACTCCATCGCCACGTCTCCGCCGTGTGAGATGCAGAGTACCTACTTCCCTATGAACATCGAAAATGAATCTATTTCAGaccaggactccttgccaatAAGCGCAGGTCTGAAAGAAACCTTCATTTCAAATGACGAGCCGTTTGTGATGCAGTCGTGCATCCAGAAAAGGAATATATTCAAAGAAGATTTTCATAATCTGATTACAATATCTCCCAACTTAATACCGCCCAACAAAAAGCCAGAAGATGGACACAGAGAGCCtcagaacaggaaagaaagctCTAAGCAGGCTTTCTTCAACCACAGCTTTGAAATGCCATACAGCAGCCAGTACTTGAATCCAGTTTATTCACCTATACCAGACAAAAGACGAGCGAAGCATGAAAGCCTAGATGATCTTCAAGCTTCAACGTATTTTGGCCCAACTACGATTCTTGGGCCTCAGGACAACAAAAAGTGGACAGGAAAACCAACTAAACAAACTGCCTGGCCAGCTAAAAGCTGGAGTTTAAATACTGAGGAGGTACCTGACTTTGAACGATCATTTTTTAATAGGAAGCAGTCAGAAGAGAAGACGCGCTACCAGAGCTCGAACAACCCATCTCCAAACTTTCCTTCAGCAGACAGGCATCAGGCCTACCTAAATGCAAAGGACCAGCAACCAATTATGCAGACAAATTATGCTGTGAAACAAAATGGGCATAAACCCAAGGAAATTCCCTCCATTCTAGATGTGGAAAAACATGAGCCAGTCAAAAAGTTTAAGGACAAAAGCATTAATTGTACTTCTGTTCAGATCTTAAGCATTGACAGGACCACGAGTGTTGGGACACAAACGGAGCAACAGGTCCTGGACCACAAAAAATGCAAGGATTTGTGTACACCAGGCCAAGCCAAGTATGGAGAGAGGCACTCCCTTAAGCACTCGGATGATGACTCTGAAATCGTGAGTGATGatatcagtgacattttccgATTTTTAGATGACATGAGTATCAGTGGGTCCACGGGAGTGATGCAGTCTTCATGCTACAACAGCACTGGCTCCCTGTCTCAGGTGCATAAATCAGACTGTGACAGCTCGCCTGAGCACAATTTGACTAAAATCTCCAACGGGAGTGCCTGCAACAAATTAGAAAAAGTGGTCCGGGCAGATGTCAGTAACACGGACGATGAACTGAAAACAAGTGTCTGCAAATTGGTTTTGAGGATTGGTGAAATAGAGAAGAAACTGGAGTCTCTCTCAGGTGTCCGTGAAGAAATCTCCCAAGTCCTGGGAAAATTAAGCAAGCTGGATCAAAAAATTCAGCAGCCTGAGAAGGTCAGTGTACAAATAGATCTTAATTCACTGACAAGTGAGGCCGCGTCAGATGAAAGTAACTCCCCGCAGATATTTCAGTGCCACAACACTCCTCATGGAGGCAAGCTGGAGAATAATCCAGAGTGGTGCTGTTCAGATGCCAGTGGAAGTAACAGCGAAAGTCTTCGAgtaaaagccttaaaaaaaagtttatttactAGAAGGTCATCGAGATCATTAACAGAGGAAAATAGTGCAACAGAATCCAAAATAGCAAGTATTTCAAACTCTCCCCGAGACTGGAGAGCTATTACTTATAGCAACCAAGTTGGCATTACAGAAGAGGAGATGAAAGAGAGAGATGGAGGAGAAAATAAAGACTGGCACAGGAAATCTAAAGAG GCAGACAGGCAATACGAAATCCCACAGCCACATAGACTCTCTAAACAGCCAAAAGATGCTTTCTTGATTGAACAAGTCTTTAGTCCTCATCCCTACCCTGCATCACTCAAGTCACACATGAAAAGCAACCCGCTCTACACAGACATGAGGCTGACGGAGCTGGCTGAAGTGAAACGTGCCCAGCCATCGTGGACCATAGAGGAATACACAAGGAATTCGGGGGATAAAGGCAAGATTGCAGCATTGGATCTACAA actcAAGAATCTTTAAACCCAAACAACTTAGAATACTGGATGGAAGACATTTATACTCCTGGCTATGATTCCTTATTAAAACGCAAAGAAGCTGAGTTCAGAAGAGCAAAGGTTTGCAAGATAGCTGCCCTAATAGCAGCGGCAGCTTGTACAGTTATTCTGGTCATTGTAGTTCCCATTTGTACAATGAAATCCTGA
- the MINAR1 gene encoding major intrinsically disordered Notch2-binding receptor 1 isoform X2 — protein MESNQETSLFLVKILEELDTKQNTVSYQDLCKSLCARFDLSQLAKLRSVLFYTACLDPNFPATLFKDKMRCTVNNQQSKKIMVAADIVTIFNLIQMNGGVAKEKLPVARQKVKKKESFESCRSDTEICNVADCVPNCELNDQDFNQGFPVRRSSKCRKMDCKDCQQFVPSSEPNFLLGVNKEMKGRAASLDRLQALASYSIATSPPCEMQSTYFPMNIENESISDQDSLPISAGLKETFISNDEPFVMQSCIQKRNIFKEDFHNLITISPNLIPPNKKPEDGHREPQNRKESSKQAFFNHSFEMPYSSQYLNPVYSPIPDKRRAKHESLDDLQASTYFGPTTILGPQDNKKWTGKPTKQTAWPAKSWSLNTEEVPDFERSFFNRKQSEEKTRYQSSNNPSPNFPSADRHQAYLNAKDQQPIMQTNYAVKQNGHKPKEIPSILDVEKHEPVKKFKDKSINCTSVQILSIDRTTSVGTQTEQQVLDHKKCKDLCTPGQAKYGERHSLKHSDDDSEIVSDDISDIFRFLDDMSISGSTGVMQSSCYNSTGSLSQVHKSDCDSSPEHNLTKISNGSACNKLEKVVRADVSNTDDELKTSVCKLVLRIGEIEKKLESLSGVREEISQVLGKLSKLDQKIQQPEKVSVQIDLNSLTSEAASDESNSPQIFQCHNTPHGGKLENNPEWCCSDASGSNSESLRVKALKKSLFTRRSSRSLTEENSATESKIASISNSPRDWRAITYSNQVGITEEEMKERDGGENKDWHRKSKESCFFSQILLNPIAGRQAIRNPTAT, from the exons ATGGAGTCCAACCAGGAAACCTCACTCTTCCTGGTGAAGATCTTGGAGGAGCTGGACACAAAGCAGAACACCGTTTCTTACCAGGATCTCTGCAAGTCACTCTGTGCAAGGTTTGATTTGTCCCAGTTGGCCAAACTCAGAAGTGTGCTGTTTTACACTGCTTGCCTGGATCCTAATTTCCCAGCGACTTTGTTCAAAGACAAAATGAGATGCACTGTAAACAATCAGCAATCAAAGAAAATCATGGTTGCAGCAGATATAGTAACAATATTCAACCTCATACAAATGAACGGGGGAGTGGCCAAGGAGAAGCTTCCAGTTGCAAGGCAAAAAGTGAAGAAGAAAGAGTCCTTTGAGTCCTGCAGGTCTGACACGGAAATCTGCAACGTGGCAGACTGCGTGCCCAATTGTGAGCTGAACGACCAGGACTTTAACCAGGGCTTTCCGGTCAGAAGGTCTTCAAAATGCAGGAAGATGGACTGCAAAGACTGCCAACAGTTTGTTCCCTCTTCAGAACCCAACTTTTTGCTTGGGGTCAATAAGGAGATGAAGGGCCGGGCTGCCTCTCTGGATAGGCTTCAGGCACTGGCGTCCTACTCCATCGCCACGTCTCCGCCGTGTGAGATGCAGAGTACCTACTTCCCTATGAACATCGAAAATGAATCTATTTCAGaccaggactccttgccaatAAGCGCAGGTCTGAAAGAAACCTTCATTTCAAATGACGAGCCGTTTGTGATGCAGTCGTGCATCCAGAAAAGGAATATATTCAAAGAAGATTTTCATAATCTGATTACAATATCTCCCAACTTAATACCGCCCAACAAAAAGCCAGAAGATGGACACAGAGAGCCtcagaacaggaaagaaagctCTAAGCAGGCTTTCTTCAACCACAGCTTTGAAATGCCATACAGCAGCCAGTACTTGAATCCAGTTTATTCACCTATACCAGACAAAAGACGAGCGAAGCATGAAAGCCTAGATGATCTTCAAGCTTCAACGTATTTTGGCCCAACTACGATTCTTGGGCCTCAGGACAACAAAAAGTGGACAGGAAAACCAACTAAACAAACTGCCTGGCCAGCTAAAAGCTGGAGTTTAAATACTGAGGAGGTACCTGACTTTGAACGATCATTTTTTAATAGGAAGCAGTCAGAAGAGAAGACGCGCTACCAGAGCTCGAACAACCCATCTCCAAACTTTCCTTCAGCAGACAGGCATCAGGCCTACCTAAATGCAAAGGACCAGCAACCAATTATGCAGACAAATTATGCTGTGAAACAAAATGGGCATAAACCCAAGGAAATTCCCTCCATTCTAGATGTGGAAAAACATGAGCCAGTCAAAAAGTTTAAGGACAAAAGCATTAATTGTACTTCTGTTCAGATCTTAAGCATTGACAGGACCACGAGTGTTGGGACACAAACGGAGCAACAGGTCCTGGACCACAAAAAATGCAAGGATTTGTGTACACCAGGCCAAGCCAAGTATGGAGAGAGGCACTCCCTTAAGCACTCGGATGATGACTCTGAAATCGTGAGTGATGatatcagtgacattttccgATTTTTAGATGACATGAGTATCAGTGGGTCCACGGGAGTGATGCAGTCTTCATGCTACAACAGCACTGGCTCCCTGTCTCAGGTGCATAAATCAGACTGTGACAGCTCGCCTGAGCACAATTTGACTAAAATCTCCAACGGGAGTGCCTGCAACAAATTAGAAAAAGTGGTCCGGGCAGATGTCAGTAACACGGACGATGAACTGAAAACAAGTGTCTGCAAATTGGTTTTGAGGATTGGTGAAATAGAGAAGAAACTGGAGTCTCTCTCAGGTGTCCGTGAAGAAATCTCCCAAGTCCTGGGAAAATTAAGCAAGCTGGATCAAAAAATTCAGCAGCCTGAGAAGGTCAGTGTACAAATAGATCTTAATTCACTGACAAGTGAGGCCGCGTCAGATGAAAGTAACTCCCCGCAGATATTTCAGTGCCACAACACTCCTCATGGAGGCAAGCTGGAGAATAATCCAGAGTGGTGCTGTTCAGATGCCAGTGGAAGTAACAGCGAAAGTCTTCGAgtaaaagccttaaaaaaaagtttatttactAGAAGGTCATCGAGATCATTAACAGAGGAAAATAGTGCAACAGAATCCAAAATAGCAAGTATTTCAAACTCTCCCCGAGACTGGAGAGCTATTACTTATAGCAACCAAGTTGGCATTACAGAAGAGGAGATGAAAGAGAGAGATGGAGGAGAAAATAAAGACTGGCACAGGAAATCTAAAGAG tcctgtttcttttctcaaattCTTTTGAACCCTATTGCAGGCAGACAGGCAATACGAAATCCCACAGCCACATAG